In Limanda limanda chromosome 21, fLimLim1.1, whole genome shotgun sequence, a genomic segment contains:
- the fra10ac1 gene encoding protein FRA10AC1 — MDLVKVHGAGGYDSDFSDDDAQGETSDRGLKRKREEEILQKPFQKARRSKVALRSLHTNEVDREEARNRRAHLISMNAFERHKKFVGDYILYYGGKMADLKRDVAKDKTDLDVLRENHRFLWRDEDEDDLTWEQELAKKYYDKLFKEYCIADLSRYKENKFGFRWRTESEVVSGKGQFQCGNKRCEKEEGLKSWEVNFAYVEHSEKRNALVKLRLCPECSFKLNYHHKRKEVKAKTKTERVSEENQEPPLKKSRKRKRTSSHSKKHKNKRRRDRSASSSSSEESKNSDKDSEAEDGDQSDAVHWQGPAPAVEEKSREEEFDEYFEDMFL, encoded by the exons ATGGATCTAGTGAAG gTGCACGGAGCCGGTGGCTACGACTCGGACTTCAGTGACGATGACGCGCAGGGGGAGACGTCAGACCGAGGCCTTAAGAG GAAAAGGGAAGAGGAAATCCTACAGAAGCCGTTCCAGAAAGCTCGTCGCTCCAAGGTGGCTCTACGGAGTTTACACACGAATGAGGTGGACAG aGAGGAGGCCAGGAACAGAAGAGCCCACCTGATATCAATGAATGCT TTTGAGCGACATAAGAAGTTTGTTGGTGACTACATACTTTATTATGGAGGAAAGATGGCTGACCTCAAACGTGATGT AGCTAAAGACAAAACAGATCTGGATGTGCTGCGTGAGAATCATCGGTTCCTCTGGagggacgaggacgaggacgactTGACATG GGAGCAAGAACTCGCCAAGAAGTATTATGACAAGCTGTTTAAAGAGTACTGCATAGCGGATCTCAGCAGATACAAGGAAAATAAG TTTGGATTTCGTTGGCGGACTGAGAGTGAAGTTGTCTCTGGCAAAG GTCAGTTCCAGTGTGGAAACAAACGCTGTGAGAAGGAGGAAGGCCTGAAAAGCTGGGAGGTGAATTTTGCTTATGTGGAACACAGCGAGAAGAGGAACGCATTGGTCAAACTCA GACTCTGCCCCGAGTGCTCTTTCAAACTCAACTACCATCACAA GAGAAAAGAAGTGAAAGCAAAGACAAAGACGGAGCGTGTATcagaggagaaccaggagccgCCGCTGAAGAagagtaggaagaggaagagaacgTCTTCTCATTCCAAGAAGCACAAAAACAAGAGGCGCAGAG ATCGATCTGCCTCTTCCAGTAGCTCAGAGGAGTCAAAGAACTCGGACAAAG ACTCTGAAGCTGAGGACGGGGACCAATCGGACGCTGTCCACTGGCAAGGACCCGCCCCTGCCGTGGAGGAAAAGTCAAG GGAGGAGGAGTTTGACGAGTACTTTGAAGACATGTTTCTTTGA